From one Triticum aestivum cultivar Chinese Spring chromosome 4B, IWGSC CS RefSeq v2.1, whole genome shotgun sequence genomic stretch:
- the LOC123091346 gene encoding MEIOTIC F-BOX protein MOF isoform X1, which yields MPKEQATAPRRRKAAPEARGGEGIDALPSEVLQHVLSFLPVAEAVQTCVLARRWRHLWKSMPVLRITCEGMILNRRGVRRLNKFVNHLLLLRDRSAPLHACEIELTTFHSQDEPQVNLWTRHALLCQARVLSVHLGRDNNSFELLEDLPLVSPRLTRLELCNVVLNDSILNFSSCPALEELWMRGCYVQADMIMSQSLKRLTILDCIFYPNERTRISVPSLVTMELIECWGRTPLLESMPSLVTGSIKLADCDDCCGKEAGGSCADDTCENCSSIDGDSGDCVLLNGLSEAKSLALIAEPCVFILKRDLMWCPTFSKLKTLLLNDWCMKANLGALMCFLQHTPVLEKLTIQLCQAPSSRMGTEGSYNLTGQPFASNKLKVLEIKCEKIDERVHRILTFLSTYSIHVEQINIQQSIGSSEEPKDFPEEPRAGPSQARTPRVLPSQNAQLRSMAEQIVVRQEQIEVEQQQILALLGQIQVEQQQVIVHQEEIQVEQQQIIAGQQQQRHLLTRILAQLQEYSARKTPPAAPCAAGSAHTECLE from the exons ATGCCTAAGGAGCAAGCGACGGCCCCCCGCAGGCGGAAGGCGGCGCCCGAGGCGCGTGGCGGCGAGGGGATCGACGCTCTGCCGAGCGAGGTCCTGCAGCATGTACTGTCCTTCCTGCCGGTGGCGGAGGCCGTGCAGACCTGCGTGCTGGCTCGGCGCTGGCGCCACCTCTGGAAGTCCATGCCGGTCCTGCGCATCACCTGCGAGGGCATGATTCTGAACCGGCGGGGCGTTAGGAGGCTCAACAAGTTTGTGAACCACCTGCTGCTCCTCCGTGACCGCAGCGCGCCCCTGCATGCGTGTGAGATAGAGCTCACTACTTTCCATAGCCAGGATGAACCGCAGGTCAACTTATGGACCCGACATGCTCTCTTGTGCCAAGCTCGAGTCCTCAGTGTTCATCTAGGCCGTGATAACAATAGCTTTGAGCTGCTGGAGGACCTGCCTCTCGTCTCTCCGCGCCTGACGAGGTTGGAGCTTTGCAACGTAGTGTTAAATGATAGCATTCTGAATTTTTCGAGCTGCCCAGCGCTGGAAGAGCTATGGATGAGGGGTTGCTACGTCCAAGCTGATATGATCATGTCCCAGTCCCTAAAACGCCTCACCATCCTTGACTGCATATTTTATCCAAATGAACGGACTCGGATATCTGTCCCAAGTCTAGTTACAATGGAATTAATTGAGTGTTGGGGGAGGACTCCTTTGCTTGAAAGCATGCCATCATTAGTGACAGGATCTATTAAGCTTGCCGACTGTGATGATTGTTGTGGTAAAGAAGCTGGTGGTTCGTGTGCCGATGATACCTGTGAAAATTGTAGTTCCATTGATGGTGACAGTGGAGATTGTGTGCTTCTCAATGGTTTGTCAGAGGCTAAAAGCTTGGCGTTGATAGCTGAACCTTGTGTG TTTATCCTCAAAAGAGATTTGATGTGGTGCCCAACCTTTAGCAAGTTAAAAACCTTGTTACTCAATGATTGGTGTATGAAGGCCAATCTTGGTGCACTCATGTGCTTTCTCCAACATACACCTGTTCTCGAAAAGCTTACCATCCAGCTTTGTCAG GCACCCAGCAGTCGGATGGGGACTGAAGGAAGCTACAATCTGACGGGACAACCGTTCGCATCTAACAAGCTTAAGGTACTTGAAATCAAGTGTGAGAAGATTGATGAGAGGGTTCACAGAATTTTAACGTTCTTGAGTACCTATAGCATACATGTTGAGCAAATCAATATCCAGCAGAGTATTGGATCTTCTGAAG AGCCCAAGGATTTTCCTGAGGAACCCAGAGCTGGACCTTCTCAAGCGCGAACTCCGCGTGTGTTGCCCTCGCAGAATGCTCAGTTGAGGAGCATGGCTGAGCAGATTGTAGTCAGGCAGGAGCAGATCGAAGTTGAGCAACAGCAGATCCTAGCGCTTCTGGGGCAGATCCAAGTTGAACAGCAGCAGGTCATAGTGCATCAGGAGGAGATCCAAGTTGAGCAGCAGCAGATCATAGctgggcagcagcagcagaggcacCTCTTGACTCGGATCTTAGCCCAGCTCCAGGAATATTCAGCTCGGAAGACTCCACCAGCTGCTCCTTGTGCTGCAGGCTCAGCTCACACAGAGTGTCTTGAGTGA
- the LOC123091346 gene encoding MEIOTIC F-BOX protein MOF isoform X2 has product MPKEQATAPRRRKAAPEARGGEGIDALPSEVLQHVLSFLPVAEAVQTCVLARRWRHLWKSMPVLRITCEGMILNRRGVRRLNKFVNHLLLLRDRSAPLHACEIELTTFHSQDEPQVNLWTRHALLCQARVLSVHLGRDNNSFELLEDLPLVSPRLTRLELCNVVLNDSILNFSSCPALEELWMRGCYVQADMIMSQSLKRLTILDCIFYPNERTRISVPSLVTMELIECWGRTPLLESMPSLVTGSIKLADCDDCCGKEAGGSCADDTCENCSSIDGDSGDCVLLNGLSEAKSLALIAEPCVFILKRDLMWCPTFSKLKTLLLNDWCMKANLGALMCFLQHTPVLEKLTIQLCQAPSSRMGTEGSYNLTGQPFASNKLKVLEIKCEKIDERVHRILTFLSTYSIHVEQINIQQSIGSSEGTQSWTFSSANSACVALAECSVEEHG; this is encoded by the exons ATGCCTAAGGAGCAAGCGACGGCCCCCCGCAGGCGGAAGGCGGCGCCCGAGGCGCGTGGCGGCGAGGGGATCGACGCTCTGCCGAGCGAGGTCCTGCAGCATGTACTGTCCTTCCTGCCGGTGGCGGAGGCCGTGCAGACCTGCGTGCTGGCTCGGCGCTGGCGCCACCTCTGGAAGTCCATGCCGGTCCTGCGCATCACCTGCGAGGGCATGATTCTGAACCGGCGGGGCGTTAGGAGGCTCAACAAGTTTGTGAACCACCTGCTGCTCCTCCGTGACCGCAGCGCGCCCCTGCATGCGTGTGAGATAGAGCTCACTACTTTCCATAGCCAGGATGAACCGCAGGTCAACTTATGGACCCGACATGCTCTCTTGTGCCAAGCTCGAGTCCTCAGTGTTCATCTAGGCCGTGATAACAATAGCTTTGAGCTGCTGGAGGACCTGCCTCTCGTCTCTCCGCGCCTGACGAGGTTGGAGCTTTGCAACGTAGTGTTAAATGATAGCATTCTGAATTTTTCGAGCTGCCCAGCGCTGGAAGAGCTATGGATGAGGGGTTGCTACGTCCAAGCTGATATGATCATGTCCCAGTCCCTAAAACGCCTCACCATCCTTGACTGCATATTTTATCCAAATGAACGGACTCGGATATCTGTCCCAAGTCTAGTTACAATGGAATTAATTGAGTGTTGGGGGAGGACTCCTTTGCTTGAAAGCATGCCATCATTAGTGACAGGATCTATTAAGCTTGCCGACTGTGATGATTGTTGTGGTAAAGAAGCTGGTGGTTCGTGTGCCGATGATACCTGTGAAAATTGTAGTTCCATTGATGGTGACAGTGGAGATTGTGTGCTTCTCAATGGTTTGTCAGAGGCTAAAAGCTTGGCGTTGATAGCTGAACCTTGTGTG TTTATCCTCAAAAGAGATTTGATGTGGTGCCCAACCTTTAGCAAGTTAAAAACCTTGTTACTCAATGATTGGTGTATGAAGGCCAATCTTGGTGCACTCATGTGCTTTCTCCAACATACACCTGTTCTCGAAAAGCTTACCATCCAGCTTTGTCAG GCACCCAGCAGTCGGATGGGGACTGAAGGAAGCTACAATCTGACGGGACAACCGTTCGCATCTAACAAGCTTAAGGTACTTGAAATCAAGTGTGAGAAGATTGATGAGAGGGTTCACAGAATTTTAACGTTCTTGAGTACCTATAGCATACATGTTGAGCAAATCAATATCCAGCAGAGTATTGGATCTTCTGAAG GAACCCAGAGCTGGACCTTCTCAAGCGCGAACTCCGCGTGTGTTGCCCTCGCAGAATGCTCAGTTGAGGAGCATGGCTGA